From Lysinibacillus sp. SGAir0095, the proteins below share one genomic window:
- a CDS encoding GerAB/ArcD/ProY family transporter — MKSTLQISNSQKISTSLFFFVVVATQIGVGIHGFQRVVVKDASNDAWISVILATIFSHIVVFVMIKTLELFPSNDLYGIHQEIFGKYIGNFLNLIYVLYCSFAFYSVIKNYIEVINTWVFQNLSQSFITITLLLLVIYAFSGGLRIMIGVCFFSFFTGLWILIILFMPLEFAHYNHILPIFKNDLTSILKGAYSMTFTIVGFEIINVLYPFAKEKNNVQKYVHLGLLFTLFIYLSVMLVTIVYFSENQLDRTVWATLTLFSVVKLPFIERIEIIIICFWMMIILPNLCLFSWAAYRGINRIKKLRETTFIWLFCILIFFANIPIQSRIQIDKANHLFAQIAFCIVYIYPFLLYIMALIKKMLFKNWERSN, encoded by the coding sequence ATGAAATCTACTCTCCAAATCAGTAATAGCCAAAAAATAAGTACCTCTCTCTTCTTTTTTGTTGTGGTAGCAACTCAAATTGGTGTTGGAATCCACGGTTTTCAACGAGTGGTTGTAAAAGATGCCAGCAACGACGCGTGGATTTCCGTAATATTAGCCACCATATTTTCACATATTGTTGTATTTGTCATGATTAAAACTCTCGAATTATTTCCATCAAATGACCTATATGGGATTCATCAGGAAATATTCGGTAAATACATTGGCAATTTTCTTAATTTAATCTATGTATTGTATTGTTCTTTCGCCTTTTATTCCGTAATTAAAAATTATATTGAAGTAATAAATACTTGGGTATTCCAAAATTTATCACAGTCATTTATTACAATTACGTTGCTGCTTCTAGTTATTTATGCATTTTCTGGTGGATTGCGAATTATGATTGGAGTCTGTTTTTTTAGTTTTTTTACTGGCCTCTGGATCTTAATAATTTTGTTTATGCCATTAGAGTTCGCACACTACAATCATATACTTCCAATCTTTAAAAATGATTTGACAAGCATCCTTAAAGGCGCATATTCAATGACCTTCACAATTGTTGGCTTTGAAATTATCAATGTTCTATATCCTTTTGCTAAGGAAAAGAATAACGTACAAAAATATGTTCATTTGGGTTTACTTTTTACATTGTTTATTTATTTGTCTGTAATGCTAGTTACGATTGTTTACTTTAGTGAGAATCAATTAGATAGAACTGTCTGGGCAACACTTACTTTATTTAGTGTTGTAAAGCTTCCATTTATAGAAAGAATCGAAATTATTATTATCTGCTTTTGGATGATGATTATTTTACCGAACCTTTGTTTATTTTCTTGGGCAGCTTATCGAGGAATCAATCGAATTAAAAAGCTGAGAGAAACAACTTTTATTTGGCTATTTTGTATTCTTATATTTTTCGCCAATATCCCTATACAATCACGAATACAAATAGATAAAGCGAACCATTTATTTGCTCAAATTGCTTTTTGTATTGTTTATATCTATCCCTTTCTACTTTATATTATGGCTTTAATAAAAAAGATGTTGTTTAAAAATTGGGAGAGAAGTAATTGA
- a CDS encoding spore germination protein, protein MFRKKNKQENPSNNAAKKEEPQKTPIPNSKTEFLDKLKKSIHSPADLIVKKISDSITIAFLDFLIDGKTLNEQILTTLEKVNSTSPKVIKEKLLIAEVDLLTELNKSVHELLIGAVLIHVDGYPELVVAKISSYQSRGLSAPENESQVIGSQVGFNENIATNISLIRRYITNPNLCNEKFVLGTATNTSVSLLYVDGIANEQHVNTVRQRINDLDLTDLIDSAVLAELIDDNSFSMFPQMLLTERPDRFCDGLVSGKVGIMVNGSSMGILCPYSFFEFFQSREDQNLRWPIATFIRLLRFMAILISIFFTPIYVAALTFHYEVIPQPMLVPLSESRAIVPFPPIIEALLLELIIELLREAGARLPTKVGQTIGIVGGIVLGTAAVQAGITSNILIIIIALCALSSFTTPNYLMGNVIRILRFPIIILAGFWGFYGIMLAFCYLIIHLLRQSTLGAPYTAPIYPPRWGDWSDSLIRLPFPLVKRHAANSRSTETGKDTENTLSKEEKVKK, encoded by the coding sequence ATGTTTAGAAAGAAAAATAAGCAAGAAAATCCATCTAATAACGCAGCAAAAAAAGAAGAACCCCAAAAAACACCAATTCCAAATTCGAAAACTGAATTTCTTGATAAACTTAAAAAGTCGATTCATTCACCAGCTGATTTGATTGTCAAAAAAATTAGCGATTCCATAACGATTGCATTTCTTGACTTTTTAATTGATGGAAAAACATTGAATGAACAAATATTAACTACGCTTGAAAAAGTAAATAGTACATCTCCAAAAGTTATTAAAGAAAAGCTTCTAATAGCTGAGGTCGACTTATTAACAGAGCTAAATAAATCTGTTCATGAACTATTAATCGGAGCTGTGTTAATTCATGTTGATGGCTATCCTGAACTAGTTGTTGCAAAAATTTCCTCCTATCAATCGAGAGGCTTATCAGCACCGGAGAACGAGTCCCAAGTTATCGGTTCACAGGTTGGATTCAACGAAAATATAGCAACAAACATATCCCTGATTCGACGATATATCACTAACCCTAACTTATGTAATGAAAAGTTTGTTCTAGGAACAGCAACAAATACTTCAGTATCTCTTTTATATGTTGATGGTATTGCAAATGAGCAACACGTTAATACTGTTCGCCAAAGAATCAATGATCTAGACCTAACCGACCTGATTGATAGTGCTGTTTTGGCGGAGTTAATTGATGATAATTCATTTTCAATGTTCCCTCAAATGCTTCTAACAGAAAGACCTGACAGGTTTTGTGATGGCCTGGTAAGCGGGAAAGTCGGAATTATGGTAAATGGAAGTTCTATGGGAATCCTTTGCCCCTATAGTTTTTTTGAATTTTTTCAAAGTAGAGAAGACCAAAATCTTCGTTGGCCCATCGCTACATTTATTCGTTTATTACGTTTCATGGCAATTTTAATATCCATTTTTTTTACACCCATATACGTTGCAGCCTTAACCTTTCATTATGAGGTAATACCGCAACCCATGTTAGTACCGTTAAGTGAATCGAGGGCAATTGTTCCGTTCCCGCCAATTATAGAAGCCTTGCTTTTAGAATTAATCATTGAATTATTGCGGGAGGCAGGTGCAAGGTTGCCTACAAAGGTCGGTCAAACAATTGGGATTGTAGGAGGTATTGTATTAGGTACTGCTGCAGTTCAAGCAGGTATAACAAGCAATATTTTAATCATTATTATTGCTTTATGTGCACTTTCTTCGTTTACAACACCCAATTATTTGATGGGGAATGTAATTAGAATTTTACGTTTTCCAATCATTATCTTAGCAGGATTCTGGGGATTTTATGGAATAATGCTTGCCTTTTGTTACTTGATTATTCATTTATTAAGACAGTCAACTTTAGGTGCTCCTTATACAGCCCCAATTTATCCACCAAGATGGGGAGATTGGTCAGATAGTCTTATAAGACTGCCATTTCCATTAGTTAAGCGGCATGCTGCGAATTCAAGATCCACTGAAACTGGAAAGGATACAGAAAACACACTTTCCAAAGAAGAGAAGGTGAAAAAATGA
- a CDS encoding CapA family protein — MDNNLTNRNHQNSEIEELHSVEEENNLVNEEEIIKSEPKEPERYSATISAIGDILAHSPVYKEAYIGNDQYDFSEMFTQVKPYIERADITVANSESIVGGQGLGVSSYPQFNSPYELADILKDVGVDVVNMANNHTLDRGEQAIVNATNYWNDLGIEYVGAASSYEESQQIKTLTVNNITFSFLGYTYGTNGLEVPVGKEYLVSYIDEDKMMQDIQKAKEISDLVVLNLHIGDEYSRSQNEYQEKIAQLAADNGVHIIFAHHPHVLQPVKWYTGIEGNQTFVIHSLGNFLSSQDKLYRQIGAILELEVNKTITYDTDGNAATVIEIKNPKLLPTYVKFANWKEFKIIPMYQLTNDSLPNATTIYSEIKKHMSQYVPNLEFIES, encoded by the coding sequence GTGGACAATAATCTAACCAATCGAAATCATCAAAATTCCGAAATTGAAGAATTGCATTCTGTTGAAGAGGAGAATAATTTAGTTAATGAAGAAGAAATCATTAAGAGCGAACCAAAAGAACCGGAACGCTATTCGGCAACGATTTCGGCAATTGGGGATATTTTAGCACACAGCCCAGTTTATAAGGAAGCTTATATCGGCAATGATCAATATGATTTCTCAGAAATGTTTACTCAAGTTAAGCCTTACATAGAAAGAGCTGATATTACTGTTGCCAATAGTGAAAGTATTGTTGGCGGACAAGGATTGGGAGTTTCAAGCTATCCTCAGTTCAATAGTCCGTATGAGTTAGCAGACATATTGAAAGATGTTGGGGTAGATGTCGTAAATATGGCAAATAATCATACGCTTGATCGAGGAGAGCAAGCTATAGTAAACGCAACAAACTATTGGAATGATCTAGGGATAGAGTATGTTGGTGCAGCTTCGTCCTATGAAGAATCCCAGCAAATCAAAACCTTAACAGTTAATAATATCACCTTTTCATTTTTAGGCTATACTTACGGGACGAATGGTTTAGAGGTGCCTGTAGGAAAAGAGTATCTAGTTAGTTATATTGATGAAGACAAAATGATGCAAGATATACAAAAGGCTAAAGAAATCTCCGATCTCGTAGTATTGAATTTACATATTGGGGATGAATACAGTCGTTCGCAAAACGAGTATCAAGAGAAAATCGCCCAATTAGCGGCAGATAATGGAGTTCATATTATTTTTGCCCATCACCCACATGTGTTACAGCCTGTAAAATGGTATACAGGTATAGAAGGAAATCAGACATTTGTTATTCACTCACTAGGTAATTTTTTATCTTCACAGGATAAATTATACAGACAAATCGGTGCCATTTTGGAGTTAGAAGTGAATAAAACGATTACTTACGATACGGACGGCAATGCAGCCACAGTAATTGAAATAAAAAATCCAAAGTTATTGCCTACCTATGTGAAATTTGCTAATTGGAAGGAATTCAAAATCATTCCTATGTATCAATTAACAAATGACAGCTTACCAAATGCCACAACAATCTATAGTGAAATTAAAAAACATATGTCACAATACGTTCCAAATCTAGAATTTATTGAGTCATAG
- a CDS encoding M23 family metallopeptidase, whose protein sequence is MSSSLNNFVTPENFGHDFLHIKPETIYKQCSEDFKDLITSQQFKELIQTFNKNVKSYHFLQTTSIGGLNQYLWLDTRKKKYICVAFDSSNTIHRLLLKPYLTYPKSDQRYTKKFYNMPINAEWFVFWGGKNEFLNYHYAYESQRYAYDLVIMKDNQTYEDNHARNENYFAFNQEVVAPDSGTVVKVMNHVPDNIPGEMNEQAPAGNHVILKHLNNEYSLLAHFKQHSITVKKGDQVKQGQVLGLCGNSGNSSEPHIHFQVMNSPNLKKCKSRCIRFSNGVEPIQGDLVREGPLFYNTAITRSRSSDKLESAELIVLLGEALITIPRFIFSLFKTF, encoded by the coding sequence ATGAGCAGCTCTTTGAATAATTTTGTGACGCCAGAAAACTTTGGGCATGATTTTTTACACATTAAACCAGAAACTATTTATAAACAATGTAGCGAGGATTTTAAGGATCTCATTACTTCCCAACAATTTAAAGAATTAATACAAACTTTTAATAAAAACGTTAAAAGCTATCATTTTCTTCAAACTACCTCAATCGGAGGGCTGAACCAATATTTATGGTTAGACACTCGCAAGAAAAAGTACATCTGTGTTGCATTCGATTCATCTAATACGATTCACCGATTATTACTAAAGCCGTATTTAACCTATCCAAAGAGTGATCAACGCTACACTAAAAAGTTCTATAATATGCCGATAAATGCAGAATGGTTTGTTTTTTGGGGTGGTAAAAATGAATTTCTAAATTATCACTATGCATATGAATCTCAAAGGTATGCTTACGATTTGGTCATCATGAAAGACAATCAAACCTATGAAGACAATCACGCCCGCAATGAAAATTACTTTGCATTTAATCAAGAGGTTGTTGCGCCTGACAGTGGGACAGTTGTTAAAGTGATGAACCATGTTCCGGACAACATACCAGGGGAAATGAATGAACAAGCGCCAGCAGGAAATCATGTGATTTTAAAGCATCTAAATAACGAATATAGCTTACTTGCACATTTTAAACAGCATTCCATTACAGTAAAAAAAGGAGATCAGGTTAAGCAAGGCCAAGTTCTTGGATTATGTGGGAATTCAGGTAATTCTTCGGAACCTCATATACACTTTCAAGTAATGAACTCACCAAACTTAAAAAAATGTAAATCTCGTTGTATCCGATTTTCAAATGGAGTAGAACCTATTCAGGGAGATTTAGTTAGAGAAGGGCCGCTATTTTATAACACAGCCATTACAAGGTCACGTAGTTCTGATAAACTGGAATCTGCTGAACTCATCGTCCTTCTAGGAGAGGCTCTAATCACGATTCCTCGGTTTATTTTTTCTTTATTCAAAACATTTTGA
- a CDS encoding methyl-accepting chemotaxis protein — translation MLIKNKKPKKQKIQKELNKLRKQKIPKDSSEFKKQKNLFMFKKKKAPKEATSEKVQQDSTKKKRMISIRTRFVTAILLISIIPLIAVSLFIQNNNSGILIEKEQNAMEDLAVSKSLSIEQWFNTQISEMQVAAASDVMKTMDAERVLPYINMLENRSDVFDTMFVIDKEGTVLAHTLKNSVGADYSNQSYVSAVFGGKSAFSEVITLENTGKRAVVAATPIFNDKGLIVGILAGAANLEALVGTYLAEDENSSNLITLIDEQGIIQEHPSKDLVGTKFEEADLGELSAFLEKSTQESGISTFDYKDEEYIITYTPINSVGYGLAIYTPSKDVLSDSKELRDATIIMILIAAIAIIIITFIIVRSITKPILVLSSKMERIATGDLTTKIIKTKRRDEIGQLSNNFNLMIDNIKHLVSEIKKASDKVLSSSEELSASSDETVQATEQISASIQTIASNTETQVSFTDNAKNVVVNISDGISAIADNIQRTNELSSQAVDASSSGSEVIGNTINYMKTVEEKTNAASNTINGLGKKSTEINDIVSVITEIANQTNLLALNAAIEAARAGEYGRGFAVVADEVRKLAEQSSRASAQISDLIKDIQKEITLSIQAMEDGNSAVNDGKELVVRAGSEFENIAKAVDKVSIHMKEILDESQHIKNSSEKMVDEIDHISKISIEASRNTQEIASASEQQNSSMEEIAASADNLATMAENLKQAAQAFKM, via the coding sequence TTGTTAATCAAAAATAAAAAGCCAAAAAAGCAAAAGATTCAAAAGGAGTTAAACAAGTTAAGAAAACAGAAAATTCCAAAGGATTCATCCGAGTTTAAAAAGCAAAAAAATCTATTTATGTTCAAAAAGAAAAAGGCTCCAAAAGAAGCAACCTCGGAAAAGGTACAGCAAGATTCAACTAAGAAAAAACGGATGATTAGTATACGAACTCGATTCGTTACCGCTATATTATTAATTTCAATTATTCCATTAATTGCTGTTTCTTTATTTATTCAAAATAACAATAGTGGTATTTTGATAGAAAAAGAGCAGAACGCTATGGAGGATCTTGCTGTAAGTAAGTCTCTTTCCATCGAGCAGTGGTTTAATACTCAAATCTCCGAAATGCAGGTAGCTGCAGCGAGTGATGTGATGAAAACGATGGATGCTGAGCGAGTATTACCATATATCAATATGTTAGAAAATCGTTCTGATGTATTTGATACAATGTTTGTTATTGACAAAGAAGGTACGGTTCTAGCCCATACACTGAAGAACAGTGTTGGAGCGGATTATAGTAACCAAAGCTATGTTTCTGCTGTATTTGGTGGAAAATCAGCCTTCTCAGAAGTGATAACTCTAGAGAATACAGGTAAACGTGCTGTTGTTGCTGCTACACCAATTTTCAATGACAAAGGTTTAATAGTAGGTATTTTAGCTGGTGCAGCAAATCTGGAAGCCTTAGTTGGTACATATTTAGCAGAAGATGAAAACTCTTCAAATCTGATTACTTTAATTGATGAACAAGGTATTATTCAAGAACACCCTTCTAAAGACTTAGTTGGAACTAAATTTGAAGAAGCGGATCTTGGAGAATTGAGTGCGTTTTTAGAAAAAAGTACTCAAGAATCAGGTATTTCTACATTTGATTATAAAGATGAGGAATACATCATTACCTATACGCCAATCAATTCGGTGGGGTATGGATTAGCTATTTATACACCTTCAAAGGATGTACTTTCCGATTCAAAAGAATTACGTGATGCAACAATTATTATGATTCTCATTGCTGCAATTGCTATAATTATCATTACGTTTATTATTGTAAGAAGCATTACGAAACCAATTTTGGTTCTTTCGTCTAAAATGGAGAGAATTGCAACTGGTGATCTTACAACAAAAATTATTAAAACAAAACGACGCGATGAGATTGGACAACTCTCAAATAACTTTAATCTTATGATTGATAATATTAAGCATCTCGTATCCGAAATTAAGAAAGCGTCCGATAAAGTACTATCTTCATCAGAAGAATTATCAGCAAGCTCTGATGAAACTGTTCAAGCGACGGAGCAAATCTCCGCTTCTATTCAAACAATTGCATCTAACACAGAAACTCAAGTGAGCTTTACAGATAATGCAAAAAATGTTGTAGTGAATATTTCAGATGGTATTTCTGCTATAGCGGACAATATTCAAAGAACAAATGAGCTTTCAAGTCAAGCAGTTGATGCATCCAGTTCAGGTTCAGAGGTTATCGGCAATACGATTAACTATATGAAAACTGTTGAAGAAAAAACGAATGCGGCATCAAATACAATTAACGGGCTAGGGAAAAAATCAACTGAAATTAATGATATTGTTTCCGTAATTACAGAAATTGCAAACCAAACAAATCTACTTGCGCTAAATGCGGCAATTGAAGCAGCAAGAGCAGGTGAGTATGGTAGAGGATTTGCAGTCGTGGCAGATGAAGTTCGTAAGCTTGCTGAGCAATCAAGTAGAGCATCTGCACAAATCAGTGATTTGATTAAGGATATTCAAAAGGAAATTACCTTATCTATCCAGGCGATGGAGGATGGGAATTCTGCTGTGAATGATGGGAAAGAATTAGTTGTAAGAGCTGGTAGTGAATTCGAGAATATTGCAAAAGCAGTTGATAAGGTTTCTATTCACATGAAAGAAATTTTAGATGAAAGTCAGCATATTAAAAATTCTTCTGAAAAAATGGTGGATGAAATCGATCACATATCTAAAATCTCGATTGAGGCTTCTCGTAATACTCAAGAAATTGCTTCTGCATCGGAACAGCAAAATAGTTCAATGGAAGAAATCGCAGCATCTGCTGATAATTTAGCCACTATGGCAGAAAATCTAAAGCAGGCAGCACAAGCTTTTAAAATGTAA
- a CDS encoding GNAT family N-acetyltransferase → MLEVKLIEAEDTYSLRHRILRPHMEIKDCMYDTDHGEGAFHVGAFVQNQLISIASFNIEKYYDFPHENQYRLRGMATRNDFRKQGAGREIIRFAEKLIKANDTNLLWCNARTTVQDYYLKIGFQAHGEAFDYPPIGPHIVMYKKIESL, encoded by the coding sequence ATGCTGGAGGTTAAATTAATTGAGGCCGAAGACACATACAGTCTCAGGCATAGAATTTTACGGCCCCATATGGAGATAAAAGACTGTATGTATGACACCGATCATGGTGAAGGTGCTTTTCATGTAGGAGCATTTGTACAAAATCAACTTATCAGTATTGCTTCATTTAATATTGAAAAATATTACGACTTCCCCCATGAGAATCAGTACCGTCTAAGAGGAATGGCAACACGAAATGATTTTAGGAAGCAAGGCGCAGGCAGAGAAATTATTCGCTTTGCTGAAAAATTAATAAAAGCGAATGATACTAATTTGTTGTGGTGCAATGCACGTACTACAGTACAGGATTATTATCTAAAAATTGGATTTCAAGCACATGGAGAAGCTTTTGATTATCCACCGATTGGTCCGCATATTGTTATGTATAAAAAAATCGAAAGTTTGTAA
- a CDS encoding DUF2269 family protein yields MDILFNLLLFIHILGAICGLGATFASPYILNSARNVRSAFNAHMVNAKVEKLAKIGSIAILATGLIMGFIHPYLFTTGWYISSIVLYILTQPIVAYLLPRYERALLEILESANGEDLPSEYIQIANKTKPLTRTTYFLLFLLVFLMVFKPF; encoded by the coding sequence ATGGATATTCTTTTCAACCTACTATTGTTCATCCATATTCTCGGTGCTATTTGTGGGTTAGGAGCTACTTTTGCTTCTCCATATATCTTGAATAGCGCTCGTAATGTAAGGTCTGCTTTTAATGCACATATGGTAAATGCAAAAGTTGAAAAATTAGCAAAGATAGGAAGTATCGCTATATTAGCGACTGGACTCATCATGGGATTTATTCATCCTTATTTATTCACAACAGGCTGGTACATATCTTCCATCGTTTTATACATTCTTACCCAACCAATCGTCGCTTATTTATTACCGAGGTATGAAAGAGCTTTGCTAGAAATATTGGAAAGCGCGAACGGTGAGGATTTGCCGAGTGAATATATACAAATTGCAAATAAAACGAAACCCTTAACACGAACAACCTACTTCCTCTTGTTTCTATTAGTATTCCTGATGGTCTTTAAACCGTTTTAA
- a CDS encoding VanW family protein, which produces MRTIFIFIFIMVMLLVGCSDVSVIEEQVQEDSSKLENQEGLYEEEVETPPDEPIIDEEKPSFIINVIDPNTEEIIASLSPIDLGFYTDYSSYQREIEELAKEIARGTESGEGYDQRMVLDKVHENEELVAGHPMILLKESELVDKILSVSPEGGDVELPLYITETGYDRNEYVSLDDVVIASYTTYFNASDVGRTHNINQSSEAISHVIVGMGDYFSFNTTVGPRTKETGYQEALEIVNGEFVLGIGGGICQTSSTLFNAVDQIKVSYAERHHHSREIGYVPKGRDATVSYGTLDFRFQNTTGFPFMITSSTTDNSITVEIRTSEKYANSQN; this is translated from the coding sequence GTGAGGACTATTTTCATTTTTATTTTCATTATGGTGATGTTATTGGTTGGATGTAGTGACGTTTCAGTCATCGAAGAACAGGTTCAAGAAGATAGTTCTAAACTAGAGAATCAGGAGGGACTATACGAAGAGGAGGTGGAAACTCCACCTGATGAACCGATAATAGATGAGGAAAAGCCATCCTTCATAATTAATGTCATTGATCCGAACACAGAGGAAATCATCGCTTCACTCTCCCCGATTGATCTAGGTTTTTATACAGATTATTCTTCATATCAACGGGAAATAGAAGAACTTGCAAAAGAAATAGCTAGAGGCACTGAGTCCGGTGAAGGTTATGATCAGCGGATGGTACTTGACAAAGTTCATGAGAATGAGGAATTAGTCGCGGGTCATCCTATGATTCTATTAAAAGAAAGTGAGCTTGTAGATAAAATTCTCTCAGTATCTCCGGAAGGGGGAGACGTGGAGCTACCGCTTTACATTACCGAAACAGGGTATGATCGAAATGAATATGTTTCTTTAGATGATGTAGTCATTGCTTCATATACCACATATTTTAATGCTTCAGATGTTGGTCGTACACATAATATCAATCAGTCGTCCGAAGCAATTTCCCACGTGATTGTTGGAATGGGGGATTATTTTTCCTTTAATACAACAGTTGGGCCCAGAACGAAGGAAACTGGCTACCAAGAAGCACTTGAGATTGTGAATGGAGAATTTGTGCTGGGTATAGGTGGTGGAATTTGTCAAACTTCTTCGACTCTATTTAATGCTGTAGATCAAATAAAAGTTAGTTATGCAGAAAGACACCATCATTCCAGGGAGATTGGCTATGTGCCAAAGGGTAGAGATGCGACGGTCTCTTATGGAACGTTAGATTTTAGATTCCAAAACACAACAGGTTTCCCCTTTATGATTACTTCGTCTACTACGGATAATTCGATAACTGTAGAAATTCGAACATCTGAGAAATATGCAAATAGTCAAAACTAG
- a CDS encoding alpha/beta hydrolase: protein MPLHHYIEQFFQQNLEARSKGVPLEIPPLEKRPKVLNVEERVVEGDTHQIPIRIYTPDDKVAIYPLLVFFHGGGFIDGSIESHDVSCRLLCQLSGYKVISVGYRFSSEHIAPAAFQDCYNVTKWTVEHASELGGDKENVVVGGASAGGNLATVVALKSIATNDFKLAKQVLHYPILDIDITKDGSIYQSRALYNAKYGVDITTSSADLLGYEQAGTPYTSPLSVDTETLSQMPKTLIFTAEYDPLCDEGELYAEKLKDAGTAVKLVRFDGGIHGFMQNFPGSPDYMRGYDITSEFLISD, encoded by the coding sequence ATGCCATTACATCATTATATTGAACAATTTTTTCAGCAAAATTTGGAAGCTAGAAGTAAAGGAGTCCCACTCGAAATTCCCCCATTAGAAAAGCGGCCAAAAGTGCTAAACGTTGAAGAGCGGGTAGTTGAGGGAGATACGCATCAAATTCCTATAAGAATTTATACACCTGATGATAAAGTGGCCATTTATCCACTTCTTGTATTTTTTCATGGAGGAGGATTTATCGATGGGAGTATAGAATCCCATGATGTTTCTTGTCGATTGCTCTGCCAGCTTTCGGGATATAAAGTGATTTCCGTGGGTTACAGATTCTCCTCGGAACACATAGCTCCAGCTGCTTTTCAGGATTGCTACAATGTGACAAAATGGACAGTTGAGCATGCATCTGAACTTGGTGGAGACAAGGAAAATGTAGTTGTGGGGGGAGCAAGTGCAGGAGGAAATCTGGCTACGGTTGTGGCTTTAAAATCAATTGCTACAAACGATTTCAAGCTAGCGAAACAAGTTCTTCATTATCCTATTCTCGATATTGATATTACAAAAGATGGAAGTATCTATCAATCAAGAGCACTTTATAATGCAAAGTATGGTGTGGACATCACTACTTCTTCTGCAGATTTACTTGGTTATGAACAGGCAGGCACGCCGTATACCTCACCTTTATCAGTGGATACGGAAACTTTATCACAAATGCCAAAAACATTAATCTTCACAGCAGAATATGATCCACTTTGTGATGAGGGAGAACTATACGCAGAAAAATTAAAGGATGCAGGAACAGCTGTTAAACTTGTGCGGTTTGATGGAGGTATTCATGGTTTTATGCAGAACTTCCCTGGTTCACCTGACTACATGAGGGGATACGATATTACAAGTGAATTTTTAATAAGTGATTAA